The DNA region CGCGTCGATTTCAACGTCCCCCTCGACGGGGGTGCGGTTCAGGACGATACGCGAATCCGCGCGACTCTTCCCACGCTCGAGCTCGCCCTCGAGCGCGGGGCGAGGCTGGTGCTCGCCTCGCATCTCGGCCGACCCAAGGGAAAGCCTCGCGAGGACATGAGTCTGCGACCGGTCGCCGATCGCCTGTCGAAGCTGCTGGGTAAGGAGGTTCGCTTCTGCGGCGAGGTCGTCGGCGAAAAGGTCGACGCCGAAGTCCGGACTCTCCGGAACGGAGACGTGCTTCTCCTCGAGAACCTGCGCTTCGATCCCGGAGAGGAAGCGAACGATACCGAGCTCGCGAGGCGGCTCTCGACCACCGCCGAGCTCTACGTCAACGACGCCTTTGGCGCAGCCCACCGCGCCCACGCGTCGACCGTT from Vicinamibacteria bacterium includes:
- the pgk gene encoding phosphoglycerate kinase, which translates into the protein MRKLTIGELELAGRRVFIRVDFNVPLDGGAVQDDTRIRATLPTLELALERGARLVLASHLGRPKGKPREDMSLRPVADRLSKLLGKEVRFCGEVVGEKVDAEVRTLRNGDVLLLENLRFDPGEEANDTELARRLSTTAELYVNDAFGAAHRAHASTVGVVRFFSQAASGLLMEKELHYLDMALSSPPHPFVALLGGAKVSDKIDVVRSLVGKVDHLLIGGGMAYTFLRARGIATGSSLVEED